In Pseudomonas lalkuanensis, the following are encoded in one genomic region:
- a CDS encoding FKBP-type peptidyl-prolyl cis-trans isomerase, with protein sequence MLIAANKAVSIDYTLTNDAGEVIDSSAGGAPLVYLHGAGNIIAGLERALEGKQVGDELNVAVEPEDAYGEYSAELVATLDRAMFEGVDQLEVGMQFHASGPDGSMQIVTIRDIDGDDVTVDGNHPLAGQRLNFQVKVMKVRDASDEEIAHGHIHGEGGHHH encoded by the coding sequence ATGCTGATCGCCGCCAACAAGGCCGTGTCCATCGACTATACCCTTACCAACGACGCCGGTGAGGTGATCGACAGTTCCGCCGGCGGCGCCCCGCTGGTGTACCTGCATGGCGCCGGCAACATCATCGCCGGCCTGGAGCGCGCTCTGGAAGGCAAGCAGGTCGGTGACGAGCTGAACGTCGCCGTCGAGCCGGAAGATGCCTATGGCGAGTACAGCGCCGAGCTGGTCGCCACCCTGGACCGCGCCATGTTCGAAGGCGTCGACCAGCTGGAAGTCGGCATGCAGTTCCACGCTTCCGGCCCGGACGGCAGCATGCAGATCGTGACCATCCGCGATATCGACGGTGACGACGTCACCGTTGACGGCAACCATCCGCTGGCCGGCCAGCGCCTGAACTTCCAGGTCAAGGTGATGAAGGTGCGTGACGCCAGCGACGAAGAGATCGCCCACGGTCACATCCACGGCGAAGGCGGTCACCACCACTGA
- a CDS encoding acetate/propionate family kinase, producing MPARNILVIHARKTSLRFALVNEAHSQFILHGMADGLGSRDAELRWQRGGDKDSLMIPNADHRAALSQLLPIVQGAAGGKLHGVGHHVLHGGELFTSACRVDTQVLRRLQALVPLAPQQMPASLVGIDAAMHLLPNLPHVAVFDTAFHQTMPEHVYRLALPDAVYRDHGLRRYAFHGNSHRYASRRAAELAGLSLGDSCWLSAHLGEHCSTCAIVNGQSRDASMNLVMARRSGDIDPHLYTQLHRSLGWSLEKIDQVLRQESGLLGLSELASDMRSLEQARDQGHAGATLAIEVFCYRLARTLAAVGCALPQLDGLIFTGEIGENSPLVRSRTVDHLKLLNLAIDREANARCVRGVAGPIHKRGHPRVLVVPTNEERQIALDTLALLA from the coding sequence ATGCCCGCACGCAACATCCTGGTGATCCACGCGCGCAAGACGTCGCTGCGCTTCGCCCTGGTCAACGAAGCCCACAGCCAGTTCATCCTCCACGGCATGGCCGATGGACTCGGCAGCCGCGACGCCGAATTGCGCTGGCAGCGCGGCGGTGACAAGGACAGCCTGATGATCCCCAACGCCGACCACCGCGCCGCGCTGTCGCAGCTGCTGCCCATTGTTCAGGGCGCCGCCGGTGGCAAGCTGCACGGCGTCGGCCACCACGTGCTGCACGGCGGCGAGCTGTTCACCTCCGCCTGCCGGGTGGACACCCAGGTGCTCCGTCGCCTGCAGGCCCTGGTCCCGCTGGCGCCGCAGCAGATGCCAGCCAGCCTGGTGGGCATCGACGCCGCCATGCACCTGCTGCCGAACCTGCCCCACGTCGCGGTGTTCGACACGGCCTTTCACCAGACCATGCCCGAGCACGTCTACCGCCTCGCCCTGCCGGACGCCGTCTACCGCGACCACGGCCTGCGCCGCTATGCCTTCCACGGCAACAGCCACCGCTATGCCAGCCGCCGTGCCGCCGAACTGGCCGGGCTTTCCCTCGGCGACAGCTGCTGGCTCTCCGCCCATCTGGGCGAGCACTGTTCCACCTGCGCCATCGTCAACGGCCAGAGCCGCGACGCCAGCATGAACCTGGTGATGGCGAGGCGCAGCGGTGACATCGACCCGCACCTCTACACCCAACTGCACCGCAGTCTTGGCTGGAGCCTGGAGAAGATCGACCAGGTGCTGCGCCAGGAAAGCGGCCTGCTCGGTCTCTCGGAACTGGCCAGCGACATGCGCAGCCTGGAACAGGCCCGCGACCAGGGCCACGCGGGTGCCACCCTGGCCATCGAAGTCTTCTGCTACCGCCTGGCCAGGACCCTGGCCGCCGTGGGCTGCGCGCTGCCGCAGCTGGATGGGCTGATCTTCACCGGCGAGATCGGCGAGAATTCACCCCTTGTGCGCAGCCGCACGGTGGATCACCTGAAGCTGCTCAACCTGGCCATCGACCGCGAAGCCAATGCACGCTGCGTGCGTGGCGTCGCCGGCCCCATCCACAAGCGCGGTCATCCGCGCGTGCTGGTGGTACCGACCAACGAAGAACGCCAGATCGCCCTCGACACCCTGGCCCTGCTCGCCTGA
- the pta gene encoding phosphate acetyltransferase, with product MHCFFIAPTGFGVGLTSTSLGLVRALELAGLQVGFLKPVAQPHPGDLGPERSTELVARTHGLKPPMPLSQSQVERMLADGQLDELLDEITGLFHQAAEGKDVVIVEGMVPTRHASYAARINFHLSKSLDADVILVSAPEDESLSELSDRLEIQAQQFGGPRDPKVLGVILNKVRDEGFARRLKDQSPLLRGDDFRLLGSVPWLDELNAPRTRDVAELLQAQVINAGDYDQRRVQKIVVCARTVPNTVQQLKPGVLVVTPGDRDDIILAASLAAMNGVPLAGLLLSSDIQPDPRTLELCRGALQGGLPVLGVATGTYDTATNLNRMNKEIPVDDRERAEKVTEFVARNLDLDWLRARCGAPSASRRLSPPAFRHRLIQQAQLAGKRIVLPEGSEPRTVQAAAACQARGIADCVLLARPEDVHAVARAHGIELPEGLEILDPDLIRERYVQPMVDLRQNKSLNAPMATAQLEDNVVLGTMMLALDEVDGLVSGAIHPTANTIRPALQLIKSAPGYRIASSVYLMLLPEQVVVYGDCAVNPEPDASDLAEIALQSADSAEALGIVPRVAMICDSLDEAALAKVREAARLARAARPELTIEGPLPWSAAAREGSTTVFVFPDLATGDAAYKDAQQSHPVVSGGLMLQGLRKPVNDLPRNVLVDDIIHTIALTAIQAACGSES from the coding sequence ATGCACTGCTTTTTCATCGCCCCGACCGGATTCGGCGTCGGCCTGACCTCCACCAGCCTGGGCCTGGTGCGCGCCCTGGAGCTGGCTGGCCTGCAGGTCGGTTTCCTCAAGCCCGTGGCCCAGCCACACCCCGGCGACCTCGGCCCGGAACGCTCCACCGAACTGGTGGCACGTACCCACGGCCTGAAGCCCCCGATGCCCCTTTCCCAGTCCCAAGTCGAGCGGATGCTCGCCGATGGCCAACTGGACGAACTGCTGGATGAGATCACCGGCCTGTTCCACCAGGCAGCCGAAGGCAAGGACGTGGTGATCGTCGAAGGCATGGTGCCGACCCGCCATGCCAGCTACGCCGCGCGGATCAACTTCCACCTGTCCAAAAGCCTCGATGCCGACGTGATCCTGGTGTCGGCGCCGGAAGACGAAAGCCTTTCCGAACTGTCAGACCGCCTGGAGATCCAGGCCCAGCAGTTCGGCGGCCCACGCGACCCGAAGGTGCTTGGAGTGATCCTCAACAAGGTGCGCGACGAAGGGTTCGCCCGCCGTCTCAAGGACCAGTCCCCCCTGCTGCGCGGCGACGACTTCCGCCTGCTCGGCAGCGTGCCCTGGCTGGATGAACTGAACGCACCGCGTACCCGCGACGTCGCCGAACTGCTGCAGGCCCAGGTCATCAACGCCGGCGACTACGACCAGCGCCGGGTGCAGAAAATCGTGGTCTGCGCGCGCACCGTGCCCAACACCGTGCAGCAGCTCAAGCCGGGCGTGCTGGTGGTGACCCCGGGGGACCGCGACGACATCATCCTCGCCGCCAGCCTCGCCGCCATGAACGGCGTGCCGCTCGCCGGCTTGCTGCTCTCCAGCGACATCCAGCCCGACCCGCGCACCCTGGAGCTATGCCGTGGCGCCCTGCAAGGCGGCCTGCCGGTACTGGGCGTGGCCACCGGCACCTACGACACGGCGACCAACCTGAACCGGATGAACAAGGAAATCCCGGTGGACGACCGCGAGCGCGCGGAGAAGGTCACGGAATTCGTCGCACGCAATCTCGACCTCGACTGGCTGCGCGCCCGTTGTGGCGCCCCCAGCGCGAGCCGACGCCTGTCGCCGCCGGCCTTCCGCCATCGTCTGATCCAGCAGGCGCAGCTCGCCGGCAAGCGCATCGTCCTGCCCGAAGGCAGCGAGCCGCGCACCGTGCAGGCCGCCGCCGCCTGCCAGGCCCGTGGCATCGCCGATTGCGTGTTGCTGGCCCGGCCGGAGGATGTGCACGCGGTGGCCCGCGCCCACGGCATCGAGCTGCCCGAGGGCTTGGAGATCCTCGATCCGGACCTGATCCGTGAACGCTACGTGCAGCCCATGGTGGACCTGCGCCAGAACAAGAGCCTGAACGCGCCGATGGCCACCGCGCAGCTCGAAGACAACGTCGTGCTGGGCACCATGATGCTCGCGCTGGATGAAGTGGACGGCCTGGTGTCCGGCGCCATCCACCCCACCGCCAACACCATCCGCCCTGCGCTGCAACTGATCAAGTCGGCACCCGGCTACCGCATCGCCTCCTCCGTCTACCTGATGCTGCTGCCGGAACAGGTGGTGGTCTACGGCGACTGCGCGGTGAACCCCGAGCCCGATGCCAGCGACCTGGCGGAAATCGCCCTGCAGAGCGCGGACTCGGCCGAAGCCTTGGGGATAGTCCCGAGGGTGGCGATGATCTGCGATTCGCTCGATGAGGCCGCGCTGGCCAAGGTCCGCGAAGCCGCCCGCCTGGCCCGCGCCGCCCGCCCCGAGTTGACCATCGAAGGCCCCCTGCCCTGGTCAGCCGCCGCCCGCGAGGGCAGCACCACGGTCTTCGTCTTCCCCGACCTCGCCACCGGCGATGCAGCCTACAAGGACGCGCAGCAGAGCCACCCCGTGGTGAGCGGCGGCCTGATGCTGCAGGGCCTGCGCAAGCCAGTGAACGACCTGCCGCGCAATGTCCTGGTGGACGACATCATCCACACCATCGCCCTGACGGCGATACAGGCGGCGTGCGGCAGTGAAAGCTGA
- a CDS encoding acyltransferase: MLSFIPSPLLGVLAALLLALNTLFWCVPLFAVTALKLLLPFRATKGVLNRAASFIAEGWISCNKLWMRLVRDTRWDVDGLAGLDYQHSYLVTSNHQSWVDILVLQHLFNRRIRLLRFFLKQELIWVPVIGLCWWALDFPFMKRYSKAYLAKHPEKKGKDLETTRRTCAKFRDNPVGIFNFLEGTRFTRAKHDQQDSPFQYLLKPKAGGIAFVLDAMGEQLHSLVNVTIHYPDGNPNFWTLLAGRLRQVVVRIEKLDIPREFIGRNYDQDEQYRLAFQQWVNRLWETKDAQLAKLHQQFPPA; encoded by the coding sequence ATGCTCAGCTTTATCCCCTCTCCCCTGCTCGGTGTCCTGGCGGCGCTGCTGCTGGCCCTCAACACCCTGTTCTGGTGCGTGCCGCTGTTCGCCGTCACAGCGCTGAAACTGCTGCTGCCGTTCCGTGCCACGAAGGGTGTGCTGAACCGGGCCGCGAGCTTCATCGCCGAAGGCTGGATCAGCTGCAACAAGCTGTGGATGCGCCTGGTACGCGACACCCGCTGGGACGTCGACGGCCTGGCAGGGCTGGATTACCAGCACAGCTACCTGGTCACCAGCAATCACCAGAGCTGGGTGGATATCCTGGTCCTGCAACACCTGTTCAACCGCCGCATCCGCCTGCTTCGCTTCTTCCTCAAGCAGGAGCTGATCTGGGTCCCGGTGATCGGCCTGTGCTGGTGGGCGCTGGATTTCCCCTTCATGAAGCGCTACTCCAAGGCCTACCTGGCCAAGCACCCGGAGAAGAAAGGCAAGGACCTGGAAACCACCCGCCGCACCTGCGCGAAATTCCGTGACAACCCGGTGGGTATCTTCAATTTCCTCGAAGGCACCCGCTTCACCCGCGCCAAGCACGATCAACAGGATTCGCCCTTCCAGTACCTGCTCAAGCCCAAGGCCGGCGGCATCGCCTTCGTGCTGGACGCCATGGGTGAGCAGCTGCATTCGCTGGTCAACGTCACCATCCACTACCCCGATGGCAACCCGAACTTCTGGACCCTGCTGGCCGGCCGCCTGCGTCAGGTCGTGGTGCGCATCGAGAAACTGGATATCCCCCGCGAATTCATCGGCCGCAACTACGACCAGGACGAGCAGTACCGGCTGGCCTTCCAGCAATGGGTTAACCGCCTTTGGGAAACCAAGGATGCCCAACTGGCGAAGCTGCACCAGCAGTTCCCGCCGGCCTGA
- a CDS encoding EthD family reductase — translation MYCFVVAYPNAPGAKFDFTYYCEEHIPLLSRLIGENLVKVEVRKGLAAVDGAVAPFICMANIWVLSVEELRSTLELNGDEISADIPNYTNLAPLLQVDEVLQTA, via the coding sequence ATGTACTGCTTTGTTGTGGCGTACCCCAATGCACCGGGCGCCAAGTTCGACTTCACCTACTACTGCGAGGAACACATACCACTCCTGTCCCGCCTGATCGGCGAAAACCTGGTGAAGGTCGAAGTGCGCAAGGGGCTGGCCGCAGTGGATGGCGCGGTGGCGCCTTTCATCTGCATGGCCAATATCTGGGTACTGTCGGTGGAGGAATTGCGCAGCACGCTGGAACTGAACGGCGACGAGATCAGCGCCGATATCCCCAACTACACCAACCTGGCGCCGTTGCTCCAGGTGGATGAGGTGTTACAGACCGCATAG
- a CDS encoding putative bifunctional diguanylate cyclase/phosphodiesterase: protein MAHLQLKEAPADNILLVVDDRQENLAAMEALLEDGEWQVRTVDSGEAALKCLLEEQVGLVLLDVQMPRMDGFEVARLMRSSPLTRFTPIIFISAIAHTQDAVLRGYTSGAVDFILKPFDPQVLRHKIQSLLAHERNRRDLLQLSQQLDSARAFNASVLENAAEGILVVGEDGLISFANPAMAQMLQGSVDDLEGRPLLSLIAHPETGSDWKFSDFYRHWKQNETYRLHDASLKTMSGECLPVALSSSPLPRLQRSMVVIALDMSVVRQLHAQLESQAITDALTGLLNRRGFHQALEASLARIERNGKRMAVLYLDLDGFKLINDSLGHEAGDRVLRRVAEQLKNCLRPYDILARMGGDEFTALLDTLDHPEDAARVAEKLIELVSVRHRIEGIDVTLGASVGIACFPECGQSVDGLLRAADIAMYEAKRAGRQQYRFYSPEMNGRARSRLMLEESLRNAIEQNDFHLVYQPQVHIESGRLRGFEALLRWEHRVAGTVAPNVFIPLLEETRLINRLGDWVLREGASQCSTWQPSFGDDLVVSLNVSPVQFGMPQLVDDLRRVLGEFNLRPAQLEVEVTESALMQDLEMTREQLRQLRALGVRIAIDDFGTGYSSLAYLRHFELDTLKIDRLFISSMLESRRDAAVVSTIIDLSRHLGLEVIAEGVETMAQRDWLLEHGCTFMQGFLVAPGLPVARAETFPRVVDWRALREGVDSLTPSP, encoded by the coding sequence ATGGCGCACCTGCAGCTTAAGGAGGCCCCAGCGGACAACATCCTGCTGGTGGTGGATGACCGCCAGGAAAACCTCGCCGCCATGGAGGCGCTGCTGGAGGACGGCGAATGGCAGGTACGCACCGTGGACTCGGGCGAGGCCGCGTTGAAATGCCTGCTGGAAGAACAGGTCGGGCTGGTCCTGCTGGACGTGCAGATGCCGCGCATGGACGGCTTCGAAGTGGCCCGGCTGATGCGCAGCAGCCCGCTGACCCGCTTCACGCCGATCATTTTCATCTCCGCCATCGCCCACACCCAGGACGCCGTGCTGCGCGGCTATACCTCCGGGGCGGTGGACTTCATCCTCAAACCCTTCGACCCCCAGGTATTGCGCCACAAGATCCAGTCCCTGCTGGCCCACGAGCGCAACCGGCGCGACCTGCTGCAACTCAGCCAGCAGCTGGACAGCGCCCGCGCCTTCAACGCCTCGGTGCTGGAGAACGCCGCCGAAGGCATCCTGGTGGTCGGCGAGGACGGCCTCATCAGCTTCGCCAACCCGGCCATGGCGCAGATGCTCCAGGGCTCGGTGGACGATCTGGAAGGTCGTCCGCTGTTGAGCCTGATCGCCCATCCGGAGACGGGCAGCGATTGGAAATTCTCGGACTTCTATCGCCACTGGAAACAGAACGAGACCTACCGCCTCCACGACGCCAGCCTCAAGACCATGAGCGGCGAGTGCCTGCCAGTGGCGCTGTCGTCGTCGCCACTGCCGCGCCTGCAGCGCTCCATGGTGGTCATCGCCCTGGACATGTCGGTGGTGCGCCAACTGCATGCGCAGCTTGAATCCCAGGCCATCACCGATGCCCTTACCGGGCTGCTCAATCGTCGTGGTTTCCACCAGGCCCTGGAGGCTTCCCTGGCGCGCATCGAGCGCAACGGCAAGCGCATGGCAGTGCTGTACCTGGACCTCGATGGTTTCAAGCTGATCAACGACTCCCTCGGCCATGAGGCCGGAGACCGCGTGCTGCGGCGGGTGGCGGAGCAGTTGAAGAACTGCCTGCGTCCCTACGACATCCTGGCGCGCATGGGCGGCGACGAATTCACTGCGCTGCTGGACACCCTGGACCATCCCGAGGATGCCGCGCGGGTGGCGGAGAAGCTCATCGAGCTGGTTTCGGTCCGCCATCGCATCGAAGGCATCGACGTCACCCTCGGCGCCAGCGTCGGCATCGCCTGCTTCCCTGAGTGCGGGCAGAGCGTGGATGGCCTGTTGCGTGCGGCGGATATCGCCATGTACGAGGCCAAGCGCGCCGGTCGCCAGCAGTACCGCTTCTACTCGCCGGAGATGAACGGCCGCGCCCGCTCGCGGCTGATGCTGGAAGAAAGCCTGCGCAACGCCATCGAGCAGAATGATTTCCACCTCGTCTACCAGCCGCAGGTCCACATCGAGAGCGGCCGCCTGCGCGGGTTCGAGGCGCTGCTGCGTTGGGAACACCGGGTGGCCGGCACCGTGGCGCCCAACGTGTTCATACCGCTGTTGGAGGAAACCCGCCTGATCAACCGTCTGGGCGACTGGGTGCTGCGCGAGGGCGCCAGCCAGTGCAGCACCTGGCAGCCGTCATTCGGCGACGACCTGGTGGTGAGCCTGAACGTCAGCCCGGTGCAGTTCGGCATGCCGCAACTGGTGGACGACCTGCGGCGGGTGTTGGGCGAGTTCAACCTGCGGCCCGCACAGCTGGAAGTGGAGGTCACCGAAAGCGCGCTGATGCAGGACCTGGAGATGACCCGCGAACAGCTGCGGCAACTGCGTGCCCTTGGGGTGCGCATCGCCATCGACGACTTCGGCACCGGCTATTCGTCCCTCGCCTACCTGCGTCACTTCGAGCTGGACACCCTGAAGATCGACCGCCTGTTCATCTCCAGCATGCTGGAGTCGAGGCGCGATGCTGCGGTGGTCAGCACCATCATCGACCTCAGCCGCCACCTGGGCCTGGAAGTGATCGCCGAAGGGGTGGAAACCATGGCCCAGCGCGACTGGCTGCTGGAGCACGGTTGCACCTTCATGCAGGGTTTCCTGGTGGCACCGGGGCTGCCGGTGGCCAGGGCCGAGACCTTTCCCCGGGTGGTGGACTGGCGTGCCTTGCGGGAGGGTGTCGATAGCCTCACACCCTCGCCCTGA
- a CDS encoding response regulator, producing MDERQIPRLRMYLLPLLVTFTLMLVSGGLVLWQWLALESRNRSEHEQRFQVEAQEIAQRIGIRMRAYEMVLRGMAGLMVGSNSVSAEEWARATDQLQLQERYPGIQALAWARYLKHEELNEFLGEIWEQGRRDFRVFPTEPREQYLVVQYTSPMDWRNRRTLGFDMLTEAVRRDAIELAWASGEPSLTGPLKLRQETDQQAQTGLLLYMPVYRPDAPSSTEEERRAALVGMVCGAFRLNDLMDGILGTQSNYYRIDLKDLGSPDAPMLGHQEEAGQPRFHRVEELKLFGRTWALGVGSTAQYEAMLGNNRIAFSLWTGLAAAMLLSLLVGGYLYQRERQLLLSRSISNELAEREERFRMLLQHLPVATLTCLEDGRIEMANARAADLFGGVAENLVGQNLRRFLPGLLDLSQQLSRQAPTDLVETELLQDDGERIAVAFSLSTINHGHDQRYLFILVDLQARKSAEERFRLVVEASPNAIVLVDSRGRIAMVNRQTEQLFGYGRAEMLDSPVEMLLPESLREAHVAMRESFQKKPEQRRMGSNRELFGQHRDGRLIPLEVGLSPIRAGRELMVQAVIIDISERKAAEQRLRDQAEQLMLANRYKSEFLANMSHELRTPLNSILILSDQLRQNMVGNLTEKQTRHADIVHRAGSDLLQLINDVLDLAKVEAGRMQLKLEPLNVQDMLAELDGSLRPMAEIKGLRLSTHIQAGVPRVIHSDRVRLHQILRNLLSNALKFTEQGEVELSVELDPAAAIDEREVLCFVVRDTGIGIPEEQHERIFQAFQQIDGSTSRRFGGTGLGLAITRQLVLALDGDITLESVPGRGSRFIVRLPVAVAASQPKDDEEPAQPVRSGQGAAVLIVEDDVNFASVIAEEAQAHGFSSVHCRSGKQAIGLLQNERFAAVILDILLPDISGWQIYRRLRGHANHRTTPVNIISCVPQPQDWNEDATRYLVKPIAREDLEQVFQDLEGGRPPEDRKLLLVEDVEVEREHYREHLKQLGFDVVASANGESARKAYAEGEFSALVIDLDLPDQDGFELLDSLDRERPLDGSRVVINTGVDVNQQNLQRLRRYSAVVVRKAGDDLDNLSSAVQGFFSGLRQPQNSPVLDPLEGSRVLLVDDDVRNIYALSALLDETGMKVTAARDGVEAIDCFQREPFDLILMDMAMPNMDGYTATRVLKQEHGCGIPIIALTAHAMKGDREKCITAGADDYLAKPVSRQELLDMLYRWLEQPGGRHGAPAA from the coding sequence ATGGACGAACGTCAAATCCCCCGACTCCGCATGTACCTGTTGCCGTTGCTGGTGACGTTCACCCTGATGCTCGTTTCCGGGGGGCTGGTGCTCTGGCAATGGCTGGCCCTGGAGTCGCGCAACCGCTCCGAGCACGAGCAGCGTTTCCAGGTCGAGGCGCAGGAGATCGCCCAGCGCATCGGTATCAGGATGCGCGCCTACGAGATGGTGCTGCGTGGCATGGCCGGCCTGATGGTCGGCAGTAACTCCGTGTCGGCTGAAGAGTGGGCGCGGGCCACCGACCAGCTGCAATTGCAGGAGCGCTACCCGGGCATTCAGGCGCTGGCCTGGGCACGCTATCTCAAGCACGAGGAACTCAATGAGTTCCTCGGCGAGATCTGGGAGCAGGGCCGGCGGGATTTCCGCGTCTTTCCCACAGAACCCCGGGAACAGTATCTGGTGGTGCAGTACACCAGCCCCATGGACTGGCGCAATCGCCGCACCCTGGGCTTCGACATGCTGACCGAGGCGGTGCGTCGGGACGCCATCGAGCTTGCCTGGGCGAGTGGCGAGCCCAGTCTCACCGGACCGCTCAAGCTCCGTCAGGAGACCGACCAGCAGGCACAGACCGGGCTGCTGCTCTACATGCCGGTGTACCGCCCGGACGCACCCAGCAGCACGGAGGAAGAGCGGCGCGCGGCGCTGGTCGGCATGGTCTGCGGCGCTTTTCGCCTGAACGATCTGATGGACGGCATCCTGGGTACCCAGAGCAACTACTACCGCATAGACCTCAAGGACCTGGGCAGCCCCGACGCGCCCATGCTCGGTCACCAGGAGGAAGCTGGCCAGCCACGCTTCCACAGGGTCGAGGAGCTGAAGCTGTTCGGCCGCACCTGGGCCCTGGGGGTGGGCAGTACAGCGCAGTACGAGGCGATGCTCGGCAACAATCGCATCGCCTTCAGCCTGTGGACCGGCCTGGCCGCCGCGATGCTGCTGTCGCTGCTGGTGGGCGGCTACCTCTACCAGCGAGAGCGTCAGTTGCTGCTCTCCAGGTCTATCTCCAACGAGCTGGCCGAGCGCGAAGAGCGCTTCCGTATGCTGCTGCAGCATCTGCCGGTGGCTACCCTGACCTGCCTCGAGGATGGCCGCATCGAGATGGCCAACGCCCGTGCCGCGGACCTGTTCGGCGGCGTGGCGGAAAACCTCGTGGGGCAGAACCTGCGCCGGTTCCTGCCAGGCCTGCTGGACTTGTCGCAACAGTTGTCCCGGCAGGCACCCACCGACCTGGTGGAGACGGAGCTGCTGCAGGATGACGGCGAGCGCATCGCCGTGGCCTTCAGCCTGAGCACCATCAATCACGGCCATGACCAGCGCTACCTGTTCATCCTGGTGGATCTGCAGGCACGCAAGAGCGCCGAGGAGCGTTTCCGCCTGGTGGTCGAAGCCTCGCCCAATGCCATCGTCCTGGTGGACAGCCGTGGGCGGATCGCCATGGTCAACCGCCAGACCGAGCAGCTCTTCGGCTACGGCCGCGCGGAGATGCTCGACTCCCCTGTGGAGATGCTCCTGCCCGAGTCCCTGCGCGAGGCCCATGTGGCCATGCGCGAAAGCTTCCAGAAAAAACCCGAACAACGGCGCATGGGGAGCAATCGCGAGCTGTTCGGCCAGCACCGCGACGGTCGCCTGATCCCGCTGGAGGTGGGGCTGTCGCCGATCCGCGCCGGCCGCGAACTGATGGTCCAGGCGGTGATCATCGACATCAGCGAGCGCAAGGCTGCCGAGCAGCGGCTGCGTGACCAGGCCGAGCAACTGATGCTGGCCAACCGTTACAAGTCCGAGTTCCTCGCCAATATGTCCCACGAGCTGCGCACGCCGTTGAACAGCATCCTGATCCTCAGCGACCAGCTGCGGCAGAACATGGTCGGCAACCTCACCGAGAAGCAGACCCGCCACGCCGACATCGTCCACCGTGCCGGCAGCGACCTGCTGCAGCTGATCAACGATGTGCTCGACCTGGCCAAGGTCGAGGCGGGACGCATGCAGCTCAAGCTCGAACCGCTCAATGTGCAAGACATGCTCGCCGAACTGGACGGCAGCCTGCGTCCGATGGCCGAGATCAAGGGGCTGCGCCTCTCCACGCACATCCAGGCCGGGGTGCCCCGGGTTATCCACAGCGACCGGGTGCGCCTGCACCAGATCCTGCGCAACCTGTTGTCCAACGCCCTCAAGTTCACCGAGCAGGGCGAGGTGGAACTGTCGGTGGAGCTGGACCCGGCGGCGGCGATCGATGAGCGCGAAGTGCTCTGCTTCGTGGTCCGGGATACCGGCATCGGCATTCCCGAGGAGCAGCACGAGCGCATATTCCAGGCATTCCAGCAGATCGACGGCTCTACCAGCCGGCGCTTTGGCGGTACCGGGCTGGGATTGGCCATCACCCGTCAACTGGTGCTCGCCCTGGACGGCGACATCACTCTGGAAAGCGTTCCGGGGCGGGGCTCGCGCTTCATCGTGCGCTTGCCGGTGGCGGTGGCCGCCAGCCAGCCGAAGGACGACGAAGAGCCCGCGCAACCGGTGCGCAGCGGCCAGGGGGCTGCGGTGCTGATCGTCGAAGACGACGTCAATTTCGCTTCGGTGATCGCCGAAGAGGCACAGGCCCACGGCTTCTCCAGTGTCCACTGCCGCAGCGGCAAGCAAGCCATCGGCCTGTTGCAGAACGAGCGGTTCGCGGCGGTGATCCTCGACATCCTGCTGCCGGACATCAGCGGCTGGCAGATCTACCGGCGCCTGCGTGGCCACGCGAACCACCGTACCACGCCGGTGAACATCATCTCCTGCGTGCCCCAGCCCCAGGACTGGAACGAGGACGCCACCCGCTACCTCGTCAAGCCCATCGCCCGCGAGGATCTGGAGCAGGTATTCCAGGACCTGGAAGGCGGCCGTCCGCCGGAGGATCGCAAACTGCTGCTGGTGGAAGACGTCGAGGTGGAGCGCGAGCACTATCGCGAGCACCTGAAGCAGCTGGGGTTCGATGTGGTCGCCAGCGCCAATGGCGAGAGCGCCCGCAAGGCCTACGCGGAAGGCGAGTTCTCCGCTCTGGTGATCGACCTCGACCTGCCCGACCAGGACGGTTTCGAGCTGCTCGACAGTCTCGACCGTGAACGCCCGCTGGATGGTTCGCGCGTGGTCATCAACACCGGTGTCGACGTCAACCAGCAGAACCTGCAGCGCCTGCGCCGCTACTCGGCGGTGGTGGTGCGCAAGGCGGGCGATGACCTCGACAACCTCAGCTCCGCGGTCCAGGGCTTCTTCTCCGGCCTGCGCCAGCCGCAGAACAGCCCGGTGTTGGATCCGCTGGAGGGCAGCCGAGTGCTGCTGGTGGACGACGACGTACGCAACATCTACGCCCTGAGTGCCCTGCTCGATGAGACGGGAATGAAGGTCACCGCCGCCCGCGACGGTGTGGAAGCCATCGACTGCTTCCAGCGTGAGCCCTTCGACCTGATCCTGATGGACATGGCCATGCCCAATATGGACGGCTACACCGCCACCCGCGTGCTCAAGCAGGAGCACGGCTGCGGCATCCCGATCATTGCCCTGACCGCCCATGCGATGAAGGGCGATCGGGAGAAATGCATCACCGCCGGCGCCGACGACTACCTGGCCAAGCCGGTGAGTCGCCAGGAACTGCTGGACATGCTCTACCGCTGGCTGGAACAACCGGGAGGTCGCCATGGCGCACCTGCAGCTTAA